In Elusimicrobiaceae bacterium, a single genomic region encodes these proteins:
- a CDS encoding M48 family metalloprotease has product MAKLRLAAAVLALALACGCSRVFLPHSVDAEMGRKADAELAGSFKPADDAPALAYIAGLGDRVAKHSERPDLHFRYVLVHSDSINAIASPSATIYVTSGLLYAMKNDEIAVAGVLGHEMAHIIQRHATEKLQNRLGLKALMLFFGGDQFFGGAISDTVSDLIGVKYSREMELEADLCAARYLLAMGVNASRVDEFLRRLQEIPELAGSGRGYMDEHPPLDARVANIERYLQAMHSRNKRNSSGT; this is encoded by the coding sequence ATGGCTAAACTGAGGCTTGCCGCGGCGGTTTTGGCGCTGGCGCTGGCGTGCGGCTGTTCGCGGGTGTTTCTGCCGCACAGTGTGGACGCAGAGATGGGTCGCAAGGCCGACGCCGAACTTGCCGGTTCGTTCAAACCGGCGGACGACGCGCCCGCGCTTGCCTATATCGCCGGGCTGGGCGACAGGGTGGCGAAGCATTCCGAACGCCCGGACCTGCACTTCAGATATGTGCTGGTTCATTCCGACAGTATAAATGCGATCGCTTCGCCCAGCGCGACCATCTACGTGACCTCCGGCCTGCTTTACGCCATGAAGAACGATGAAATCGCCGTCGCCGGAGTGCTCGGGCATGAAATGGCCCACATCATACAGCGGCATGCCACCGAGAAACTGCAGAACCGGCTCGGCCTGAAGGCGTTGATGCTGTTTTTCGGGGGCGACCAGTTTTTCGGAGGCGCGATTTCCGACACGGTGAGCGATCTTATAGGCGTGAAGTATTCGCGCGAAATGGAGCTGGAAGCCGATCTCTGCGCCGCGCGGTATCTGCTGGCCATGGGCGTAAACGCCAGCCGGGTTGACGAGTTTCTCCGGCGGCTGCAGGAAATTCCGGAACTGGCCGGTTCCGGGCGCGGCTATATGGATGAACATCCCCCCCTGGACGCGCGCGTAGCGAATATCGAGAGATATCTTCAGGCAATGCACAGCCGCAACAAGCGGAACTCCTCCGGCACATGA
- a CDS encoding phosphatase PAP2 family protein yields MIRQTAYALVLAVLAACPGRACAAGGTAGSANPAVILAKDAVRAVSSPIRYDRRDWLTFAAVAAAGLGLYSVDGDISDFFRRNAVPPDTSRVFKTFGEGKYTVPAMAALYGIGCAAKAGRLKTASTLAVESFLISGFAANAIKLAVHRHRPGSGDGPGRFDGASFSNGDTSFPSGHAAVVFSMAGAFAGVYADKPVVAVTAYSAAVLTGLSRINDDAHWASDVFFGAAIGYFTAKAVVRYHNVRAEAGAPAVVLLPGYSNGPQLTLVRRF; encoded by the coding sequence ATGATCCGGCAAACGGCATACGCGCTGGTTCTGGCGGTTCTGGCGGCCTGCCCGGGCCGGGCCTGTGCGGCAGGCGGAACGGCCGGGTCAGCCAATCCCGCCGTCATACTGGCAAAAGACGCCGTCCGCGCCGTTTCCTCGCCTATACGTTATGACCGGCGTGACTGGCTCACGTTTGCCGCCGTAGCCGCCGCGGGACTGGGGCTGTACTCCGTCGACGGCGATATCTCGGATTTTTTCCGGCGCAACGCCGTGCCGCCCGACACTTCAAGAGTTTTCAAAACATTCGGCGAAGGCAAATATACTGTCCCCGCGATGGCTGCCCTGTATGGCATAGGCTGCGCGGCGAAAGCCGGACGCTTGAAAACCGCGTCGACGCTGGCGGTGGAAAGTTTTCTCATATCGGGTTTTGCGGCAAACGCGATAAAGCTGGCGGTGCACCGGCACCGGCCCGGCAGCGGCGACGGGCCGGGCCGGTTTGACGGCGCTTCCTTTTCAAATGGCGACACATCCTTTCCGTCTGGCCACGCCGCCGTGGTTTTTTCCATGGCGGGCGCGTTTGCCGGAGTCTATGCCGACAAGCCTGTCGTTGCCGTTACCGCGTACAGTGCGGCGGTTCTTACCGGCCTGTCCCGCATCAACGATGACGCGCACTGGGCAAGCGACGTGTTTTTTGGCGCGGCGATCGGTTATTTCACAGCCAAAGCCGTTGTGCGTTACCATAACGTCCGCGCTGAAGCCGGCGCACCGGCAGTTGTTCTGCTGCCGGGCTACAGCAACGGGCCGCAACTGACGCTTGTGCGCCGGTTTTAA
- a CDS encoding transcription elongation factor GreA, protein MQGIYVTKEGYEKLQGDLARLRTLKQELSLEIGEAMAQGDLRENAGYTYAKEKQAETLSKITELEAKLRNAKIIDDMQVDKTRARIGATVTVKDTAKGVELTYTLAGSEEADPMNGSISVDSPLAIGILGKKTGDEFSVVLPVGEKKYRLISLEYK, encoded by the coding sequence ATGCAGGGTATTTATGTAACTAAAGAAGGCTATGAGAAACTTCAGGGCGATCTGGCCAGACTGCGCACGCTCAAGCAGGAACTGTCGCTTGAAATAGGCGAAGCGATGGCGCAGGGTGACCTGCGCGAAAACGCGGGCTATACCTACGCCAAGGAAAAACAGGCGGAAACCCTGTCTAAAATCACCGAACTTGAGGCAAAATTGCGCAACGCCAAGATCATAGATGACATGCAGGTGGACAAAACCCGTGCGCGCATCGGCGCGACCGTAACGGTGAAAGACACCGCAAAAGGTGTGGAACTCACTTACACGCTGGCAGGATCGGAAGAAGCCGATCCCATGAACGGTTCCATTTCAGTGGACTCGCCGCTCGCCATAGGAATTCTCGGCAAGAAAACCGGCGATGAATTTTCCGTCGTGCTGCCGGTTGGTGAAAAGAAATACAGACTGATCAGTCTCGAATACAAATAG